Proteins encoded in a region of the Novibacillus thermophilus genome:
- a CDS encoding acetyl-CoA carboxylase: MSDKKQVLSPLPGIFYRKPDPNADPYVKEGDRVKAGDVIGLVEVMKNFQEIQVEEDGIIESFEVENEAEVTAGQVIAVLK, translated from the coding sequence ATGAGTGATAAAAAACAGGTGTTATCGCCGTTGCCAGGTATCTTTTACCGGAAACCTGATCCAAATGCGGACCCGTATGTAAAAGAAGGGGATCGAGTCAAAGCGGGCGATGTCATTGGATTAGTGGAAGTGATGAAAAATTTTCAGGAAATCCAAGTAGAGGAAGACGGAATCATTGAGTCGTTCGAAGTGGAAAATGAAGCGGAAGTGACGGCGGGACAAGTCATTGCTGTGCTAAAGTGA